From Bacillota bacterium, the proteins below share one genomic window:
- the modA gene encoding molybdate ABC transporter substrate-binding protein → MANVWPQSAPGEAVRTGLVPVLLAAVLVAVGCARATQGELTVSAAASLKGALTEVARLYESRHPGVTVHLNFGSSGSLARQIEHGAPVEVFVSAGTREMDALERGGLIDPATRRDLLSNRIVLVRAAGSSVPIRGWEDLASPAVRRLAMGTPETVPCGQYGREVLEHLGLWDRVQRELVFAKDVLQVVSYVKTGNADAGIVFLTDSRDPALQVVAQAPPGSHRPVVYPAAVVKSSRHARLARQFMSFLASHEAMAVFSRYGFVVPEEGK, encoded by the coding sequence ATGGCCAACGTGTGGCCCCAAAGCGCGCCCGGGGAGGCAGTTCGGACGGGCCTGGTGCCGGTCCTGCTGGCGGCCGTCCTCGTCGCCGTTGGGTGTGCGAGGGCCACGCAAGGCGAACTTACCGTTTCCGCCGCCGCCAGTCTGAAGGGTGCGCTTACGGAGGTGGCCCGGCTATACGAGAGCAGGCACCCGGGGGTAACGGTCCACCTTAACTTTGGCAGTTCGGGCAGCCTGGCGCGCCAGATCGAGCACGGCGCCCCGGTGGAGGTGTTCGTCTCGGCGGGAACTCGCGAGATGGACGCCCTGGAGCGCGGCGGGCTCATCGACCCGGCCACGCGCCGGGACCTCCTGTCGAACCGGATAGTGCTCGTGAGGGCCGCCGGGTCAAGCGTGCCCATCCGCGGGTGGGAGGACCTGGCTAGCCCGGCTGTGCGGCGGCTGGCCATGGGCACGCCCGAGACCGTTCCTTGCGGGCAGTACGGGAGGGAAGTACTGGAACACCTGGGTTTGTGGGACAGGGTGCAGAGGGAACTGGTATTTGCCAAGGACGTCCTGCAAGTCGTCAGCTACGTGAAGACGGGGAATGCGGACGCCGGGATCGTATTCCTGACCGACAGTCGGGACCCCGCGTTGCAGGTGGTGGCCCAGGCTCCTCCTGGTAGCCACCGTCCCGTGGTTTATCCTGCGGCCGTTGTAAAGTCCTCGCGCCATGCTCGCCTGGCACGCCAGTTCATGTCCTTCCTCGCGAGCCATGAGGCGATGGCCGTTTTCTCCCGTTACGGGTTCGTAGTGCCGGAGGAGGGGAAGTGA
- the modB gene encoding molybdate ABC transporter permease subunit — protein MGGCLPPVLLSLRIAVVATAVVFFLGTGAAWAMVKLRWPGKRVVDALFTLPLVVPPTVTGFVLLVLLGKNGPLRRLLGLGGVEILFTWWAGVVASAVVAFPLMYSAARAGLQTVDETLEKAARTLGASEARIFFTVTLPLAWPGLGAGLVLSFARALGEFGATLMVAGNIPGKTQTVPTAIWAAAEAGDMRTAGLLVVIMLVFGFSATWASRAWSEWRFGKHVRARRG, from the coding sequence GTGGGTGGCTGCCTGCCGCCCGTACTGCTGTCCCTGCGCATTGCCGTGGTGGCCACGGCCGTTGTGTTTTTTCTGGGGACCGGGGCCGCCTGGGCCATGGTGAAGCTGCGCTGGCCCGGCAAGCGGGTGGTAGACGCGCTGTTCACCTTGCCTCTGGTCGTGCCCCCTACCGTCACGGGCTTTGTGCTCCTGGTGTTGCTGGGGAAGAACGGTCCGCTGCGGCGGCTGCTCGGGCTGGGCGGCGTCGAGATCCTGTTCACGTGGTGGGCCGGGGTGGTCGCCTCGGCTGTGGTGGCCTTTCCGCTCATGTACAGCGCGGCCAGAGCCGGCCTGCAAACCGTGGACGAGACGCTGGAGAAAGCCGCCCGCACCCTGGGGGCTTCGGAGGCAAGGATCTTCTTCACGGTCACCCTTCCCCTGGCCTGGCCGGGGTTGGGGGCGGGACTGGTACTCTCGTTTGCGCGGGCCCTGGGGGAGTTCGGGGCCACCCTGATGGTGGCGGGCAACATACCGGGGAAGACGCAGACCGTGCCGACTGCCATCTGGGCCGCTGCGGAGGCGGGGGACATGAGGACCGCTGGCCTGCTGGTGGTCATCATGCTGGTCTTCGGCTTCTCCGCCACCTGGGCGAGTCGTGCCTGGTCGGAATGGCGCTTCGGCAAGCACGTACGGGCCCGCAGGGGGTGA